One Stenotrophomonas maltophilia R551-3 genomic window, AGCAGCACCAGGATCACCATCGCCACCGGCAGTTCGAAACTGCCGCCGAAAGCGAAGAAGATCGCCAGCACGAAGTCCAGGTAGGCGTTCGCATCCGGAGTGATCGCGATCACGTCCGGGCTGAAGGTGGTCAGGAAGTGGAACACCGCCGGCAGCACCAGGAAGTAGGCGAAGGCACAGCCGGCGTAGAACAGCAGCACCGACGACACCAGCAACGGCACCGCCAGGCGCTTCTCGCGCGCGTACAGGCCCGGGGCGACGAACGCCCACAGCTGGTACAGCAGCCACGGCACCGCCACGAACAGGGCGACGAAGAAGGTCAACTTCAGCGGGGCGAAGAAGGCGCCGGCGGGGTTGGTGGCGATCATCGTCTGCCCGTTCGGCAGCTGCGAGACCAGCGGTTCGGCCAAGGCGTTGTACAGCTTCTGGGTGAATGGCAGCAGGCCCAGCAGCACTACGCCCAGGCCCAGCAGCGCGCGTACCAGGCGTCCGCGCAGTTCCACCAGATGTTCGACCAGCGAGCTTTCGCCGAAGTCCTGTTCACTCATGGATGACGCTCCGTGCTCTGCGTCGGCGGCGTCGGGCCGGCTTCAGCGGACGTGGCAGGAACGGCCCCTGAAGAAACAACGCCTTCCGTAGCAGCCGTGGTCGAAACCGGTCCGCTGTCCTGTGCCGGCGCATCGGTCTCGGACGGCTGGCTCAGGTGTGGCGGCAGATCCGCCTGTGCGGGTGTACGCACCTCCTGCACAAGGTCATCGCCCTGCTGCTGCGCCTGCTGCGCT contains:
- the tatC gene encoding twin-arginine translocase subunit TatC, whose amino-acid sequence is MSEQDFGESSLVEHLVELRGRLVRALLGLGVVLLGLLPFTQKLYNALAEPLVSQLPNGQTMIATNPAGAFFAPLKLTFFVALFVAVPWLLYQLWAFVAPGLYAREKRLAVPLLVSSVLLFYAGCAFAYFLVLPAVFHFLTTFSPDVIAITPDANAYLDFVLAIFFAFGGSFELPVAMVILVLLGWVTPQQFKEGRGYAIVGIFVVAAVLTPPDVVSQLMLAIPMCLLYELGIHAARWLVPSSVVKKPAA